The following DNA comes from Erigeron canadensis isolate Cc75 chromosome 3, C_canadensis_v1, whole genome shotgun sequence.
TCCAAGAATCCTCCCTATCTGATAGTTTCACATTCTGGAGTAATGTATTTATCTCAGCAAGTTGAGAAGCTTCAACCCCACCACGAATAGCCCTACGTCATGTCCATATCCATTCCCCGTTATGCCATCTATTAATGACCAACACTTGCTTGTTCAATTCTAACGCAAATAAACGTGGAAATCTTTGAGAAAGTGTCTCATTTCCCACCCACTGATCATTCCAAAAGCTAGTTGTAGCACCATTACCAAtccttttataaataattaaaagaggtTATTACGATATTGTTAATATAGAATTTATAAAAAGGGAGTATaataagattttataaattgataaatatctttcttttattaatgtattcataatttttttataaaatgatacgcatttttttaaaaaatacaatgtattctcatttattaattattaaaaaagacATGACAATTTAAAACCAAGTTCTCAATGTGATAGGTTGGAGGTATAATATTTAGTGTCAAAGCTAATTTTAAAACTGAATTTTGATGAGTAGATTGAAGATGGTTTAAATCAGCAAAAGAAAGGTTGTGGTATactaaacaaaagaaaacataagaaaGCAGGAACTTAAATACGTAATTAAGTGCAAATTGTGTCAATGAGGACGCACAATTGCACAAATCCCAAATGTGTATTCAAAAGTAGGTAGTCAAAAGTAGATGATACTAATTTGTGTCTCTAGATGTAAATAAATTGACTGTTACAAAAAAGAAGCCGGGGATGACAACAAGCAATACATAAAAAGACTCATGAGTAATATACTCTCACATTTAATTTCAGGTTCAGGTAATATCTAAACGTTTTAACATTTCCCCCCATATTTTACTAAAGAGGTACAAAACCTGGAACTGAAAATAAAGATGAACGGTATTTCATAACCAAAAGTAGTTTACAACATTGTAGCTTGTGAAAATGACAGACTGCTCTTCATTACCTGCCATTGCCATAGAGCAAAAAACACATCATTAACAATCGCAACTGATACAACTTCAGAACTTCATTCTTTAAACTGCCATTCTGCGCGACAATAAGGACAGTGAGCTTGGGGGGTCTGAGAATTCACCCATTTGAGAATGCAGTGAAGATGGAAAGCATGGTTACAAGCACCCCATACTGCACAAATTATCACATCAGATTAGTTTCCGTTTAAAGCTAGCTATCGACAGCAAAAGTAAACCAAATATTATGTAGTATCAAACACAATAAAACATGTGATGTTcgaaaaattatattttgacatACCGACAGcttatattaaatatgaaattttgCAATAATAAGTATTGGGGTTGACCTGGTCCTAAAAAACTGACATGTATTGAGTTTCTAACCATACCCAACCTGCCTGCCCCACCCAACATCCCACCTCTGTTCTTAGTAAGGTTCTCAAGAAAGAGCACCAAATGTCCAATGACAATGGCGTTTCCTTGCCGATTTTTAGCTTAAAAACTACATCCAATGAAATTAtgatccccccccccccctccttcCCCCTTTCTCCCTAAGACCATAAAGAACAAGGAGAACCccattccttttttttctttttgattgaAAAAAACCCGCTCACAAAATCACACACCTCTCTTTAGAGAGttcatgtaccatttggtagtaACAACCTGCTTCTAGATCTCCATTACACTAACACAAAATTCGTTCACGTATagaatatttcatatttattctTGCTTCTGATCCGCTATATGAAAATGTAGTAACATTTAGTACCAACATTACATGTCATCCATATTCTCCTGATAGAAACACCACTCAGTTTTATTATGAAAGacatttaaatttcaaagtgTACCTAAAATGCTTCGTTTAAATGTACAAAATATAGAAGCAACATTTGGAGCAAACTAAGCATGGTGGTAAAGTTATTAAGAGTTGAATCCCTTTTTCTCTTCCTTCAAAACCAAGATTAAGAGATAGATATCTAGGACCTAGAGGTGGCAACATTAACAAGACGGGCAGATTTGGTGATGCGTCAAAACAGGTCACTTATAATGGACAAATTTTCGGTGTGAGCCTGATAGAGCTGGCACTAAATACCCTATAATAAAAACATCTAATTTTCGATAAGAACCTGATGTCATTTATTATTACAAAACTaatatcattttataataaatcaGCATTCTTACTCGGGTGAACTTTCAAAGGCTTTCAACTTGTTCATCCCAATTGACTTGTTTCCAAAactaattttctattttatctGTTTGAGATACAACATAATCTGAATCAACCCATCCATAGTTAAAAGGGCTGAATTTGCCAGCTCTAGTAGAACCTCGATGAACAACTTACTCATGTAGTGAAAGATGTTCTGTTTTTCCATGCTAATCTTAAAGAGCATAACAGGTCACTTAACAtacagaaagaaaaagaagttacaaattaaaagaGCAAGGCATAGAACTACTACTTATAGGGCAATGCAGCAATAAACACGGAAGATTTGGTAAAAATACAATGCGAAAACTGAAGATCTATTGACAAGGTACAGGGGAGACTTACTCAAGGGGCAATCATCACCAGGGAGTTTACAGTCAGGACAACAACCATCAAATGCCATCCTACATATCCCACATGCATCATCGTGAGCATCCCATGTCCATGAAGCTACAGCATGCCATCTGTAAATCACAAATAAGCATTTCAGTTACTAACATAAACAGAAACTTTTTCTTTCACAATTAAAAGGAATGAGGGAAACATACTCTATTTATAGGTCCACCAGAATTTCATAGGACGTTGGTTAAGAAAGAGCATGATGAAAAAATGATTTCAAAAGCATCTAATGAACTATCTACGATGGCAAAACCCGCAGCTCTATAAATACAAATGCAATTTATATGAAGTAACAAAGAGTACTTCAGATGACAAAggtgttgttttttttataatcatcGGGAACCAATGGCTAAAAATGACAAAGTAACATCTTGACATACAAATTAACACTACTGGAATCTAGAAGTAACTCAGTAAGGATACGCACAAGCTTAACCTTCATGTCTCCTCAACTGCAAAAGAATATGCATTTGTTACATCAGCATGGTAATAAAGACAATCAAAGTGTTCAGCTATCACTGTATTGAAAGACCCTCAAAGGTAACCGATGAAGTATTTtccaaattaaatattaattgacGCGAGTATTAGCATCTTTAATGTATGTTGTGTTTGAGAATTAACCCCTTTGCCGGAGGTCTTTCTGAAATCCTGAAGCAATGTCTCTCTCTCAAGTTGAGTTATAACCGTCTACATTCCACCTTCCCTATACCCCGGCAAGGGCATTGTTGGAGACTGAATGACTGGTAGGATTAATACTTTTGAAATGCTTAAGCTACCAAATTTTGTGATTAATCAACCcataattatgtatttttttaaaagtgaattCAGGATCCTAAATAAAGCATTACAATTGGCAGAGTAACAAAAACCAACTCAAGTGGTTAAAGCCCTTGCCTCCCGAAACAGAAGTCAAGGGTGTCATGCCCATCAAGGCTGGAGGCCCTTTTCTACCTTTAGTATTTGGGACCTAAAACCCGTGGAAAGACGGAATTGgaagttactttactttactttaatTGGCAGGGTAACAAAGACTTGAAGAAATGCAAATTCTTTGTTACACCAAGTAAGTCATATACAGAACAGACTAAAAATGCTTCATGCCCAAAAATATATTACACAATCTAAGCAAATTAATACCAAAAACTACTGCTTATAACCAAAATTATTATGAGATGAATTTCAAGGCAATAAAGAATCAATACATAAGTAAGCGAAATGATATAACATAATAACAAACAGAATAAAAATAGAAACTTACCTTCAAGTAAGGCtgtgttttagggtttgaaAACGCGCGCGCGTGTGcgtgtgcgtgtgtgtgtgtgtgtgggtgaAGGGGGTGGGGGATAACGAGAATGGTTTTGAAAGATTAAAAAGAAATCTCGGGAATTCTTAATCCAAGCGCCAATGaatcaaaataattttaaatttggaGGACTTATTTTCCTcttgaaatttatttatttattttatatccaAAGTTCAAACTATGCTGgagtacttttttttatatgaacttatttttaaaaatattaaatgtaaccaggggtgtttggtaggagggaatcatagagacgacaacaacaacaactgtacccaaTCCTTGAGCGGGatatgggggaggtgagctgtagacagtcttacctctacccagaggtagagagactgcttccttaaggacctccggccaagaaaatgtaaaaatcatacaagggtaaagtgtttatacctGTCTGTCAAGAAAATGCTAAGACAATATACCTGTCAGCTGTGTCCGTTGGATATGGCTACCTGACGAGTAGGGAAGAGTAGCAAACGTACGGCCTAAAAAATACCTTAGCATAGTACATAAGATCTAGCAACCATAATACGCAAATAACAGCATAAAATGTAGGAACATAAAAAAACAAAGTCTTCAGCAAGGGGCTCAGACAAGAAGGATGTAAATAAACCGCCATGGCAACCAAACTTATACGCAAGAGTTGACTAAAGACTAAGGGGATTAAACTATTTCTAAACAACCTACGTAGCAAAGTACCTTAGGCCACTAGGCCAAACTAATCCTAGTCTACTCGCAAAAACGCTCCCACACGACAAAGGTAACCGATACACCTAGTCCTTTACACGCTAACTTAGCTGCCTAGCTAGACATTAACTTAGACTAATCCTAGTCCTTTCCCAAGCACCCAAACCCCTAAACTAGTCCTAGTCCTCTAATAAACTCTCATCGGTCATGTTCTCCAACAGGCAAAGCAATTTGGGGCAGccaagagtaacctcccccctcgaTTTTGGCCTCCCTCTACTCCGGCCAAAACCTCTACGGAGGTTACtgagaaccaaagtctaagagaaaaaaaaaaaaaaacctattctCATATGCCTTACAATCACTGTCCAACCCCCTCCACCAGAAAACTCCTCCATATCCTTTGGTATTCTGTCTTTCCACCTCCGTCGACCTACCTCTTCTCCTGTCAGGTCAAAGCCTTCTATTGCCTTGAGTCACCTATGTTAGGCCTACCTCTCCCGGCCTAACCAACACCAACCCCTTAGGCAAGGCACAATGGGAAAAAGATGTCAATCGAAGTCCCGCAAAAGTCAAACCCTAACCTAATCCtctactctaatcctagttctccagGCCGTCTTATCTgacgtcatgtcctccgacaaacCAAGCTCTATTAGATCCTTCGCTAGTCGGtcctcccacctcatctttGGCCTTCCCCTTCTTCGTATGCCTTCGACGTGGATAGACTCCGCTCTCCTTAGTGGTGTTGTTCGATCCCTTCTCCTAACATGACCAAACCATCTCAAGCGCCCTTCtcttagcttgttaatgatggtccTTACTTCAAGTTCGGCTCTCTAAAAACTCCCGTGGGGATCCTGTCAGATAGGGTCTTCCCGCAAGACCACCTTAGCATCCTTATCTCTGCCACCTCTACTCGAGACGCTTGGGCTTTCGTCATCGGCCAACATTCTGACCCGTATAACATAGTCGGTCTAATAGCCACTCTGTAAAACTTGCCTTTCAGTTTTAGCGGCATCCGCTTGTCGCACATGACTCCAGAAGCTGCTCTCCACCTCATCCATCCAGCTTGGATTCGATGTGTCACGTCTTCGTCTATCCCTCCCGATTTGTGTATCACAGATCCCAGGTATCTAAAAGACACCTTCGGACCTAATACCCGCTCCCCAATGCGAATATCCTCATCCCCATTTTGTCTTATTTCCTGTTTATCGAAGTCACATCGTAGGTATTCAATCTTATCTTGGCTCACACACAGACCATTATCTTCAAGGGCTTCTCTCCATTTCTCTAGCCTACGGTTTAGCTCCTCCGTTGATCTTGCAATCAGTGCAATGTCATCGGCAAAAATCATGCACCACGGTAGTTCCTCCTGTAGGCCACTAGACAACTCGTCTAAGATCAAGGTAAAAAGGTATGGGTTAAGCGCTGAACCCTGGTGAAGGCCCATTTCTACCGAGAAAAAAGCTCTGTGCTCCCCACCGGTGTTCGAAAACCAGTCCTCGCCCTATCGTACATATCCCTAATAACACTAATGTATCTCCTAGTAACTCCTTTTGCTTGGAGCGTCCTCCAGATCAGCTCTCGTGGTACACTATCGTACACCTTCTCTAAATCTAGGAAAGCACAATGTAGCGCTTTTTGTCTTTCCCTATACTTTTCCATCAGGCTTCTGGTGATATGGATAGCCTTCATCGTCGACCTCCCTGGCATAAAACCAAATTGGTTCTCTGCCACCTTCGTAACTCTTCTAAGCCTCGTTTCGATCACTCTCTCCCAGAGCTTCATAGTATGACTTAGGAGTTTAATGCCCCTATAGTTGCTACAACTCTGCACGTCCCCCTTATTCTTATAAATAGGTATAACCTCACTAAGCCTCCATTCTTCTGGCATTTTTGCACTCGTCCAAATCTTGTTGAAGAGGCTTGTCAACAAGCTTATCCCCACGTCCCCCAGGCATCTCCATGCCTCAACCGGAATTTGGTCGCTTTGTTTCTCCCCATCTTTTTTAGGGCAACCCTTACTTCCTCTCGGCTGATCCTCGTAGCATCGTCGTCGTAACGTGTGTTTGGGTGTGCGGTGAGGTTTTCTCCTCCTTCAATTCTCCCCGACCCTCTCCCATTAAACAGGTTGGCGAAGTACTCTTCCCATCTTTTCCTAATGTCTCCCTCCTTCACAATGCTCCGTCCACTTTCgtcttttatataaatgatatcTCCTAAATCCCTACGTCTTTTCTCCCTTGCTGTAGCGATTCTGAAGATTTCGTTTTCGCCTTCTTTGGAATCTAGTTTCTTGTACAGTTCTTCGTACGCTCTTTCTTTTGCTACAGCGACAGTCCTCTTTGCTTCTTTCTTGGCTTCGTAGTACCTCTGCCTAGCCAATGACCAGTCTTTATTTGTCCTGTTCTGGCTTCTTTTGACAAGATCCTTAAAGCAACTAAGTTTTGTCGCGACCTTGGACTGGACCTCTTCACTAATCCACCAAGATTCCCTACCCACTCTCCGTTGTCGTTCAGTTCCTCTAGTTACTCCTAGTACCTCTTTTGCCGTCTCACTCATACCCTCTGCCAAGAGTGTCCACAACTCGTCAGCTTCCATGTGCGAACCGTCTCTTATCTCCTTTGTGAACCTCGAGCTAGTCGTCGACCTAAACGTCTCTGCTGCTTCACCCCTTAGTTTTTTCCAAAGGATTCTTGGCTTTACAACCTTCTCTGTCTTCGTTGCTCTTCTACTCAGGAGCAAATCTATTACCAACAGTCTATGTTGGGAGTAGCCCGCCTCTCTCGGGAGTACCTTGCAATCATTGCAAGCCCTAAAGTCGCCTCTACGCACCAAGAAGTAGTCGATTTGAGTTTTATTTAGGCCACTCTGAAAGGTAATCAACTGAGAATCCCTCTTTCGGAAAAAAGAGTTCGCAATAACCAGATCGTGCGCAATAGCAAACTCCAAAATCGAGCAACCCTCATCGTTCCTTACTCCAAACCCTAATCCCCCGTGTACACCCGCGTAGCCGTCTGACTCTACTCCTATATGCCCGTTTAAGTCTCCTCCTAACACTAGTCATTGGTCAACAGGGAAACTCCTCACAAGCTCATCCAGTGAGTCCCAAAAATTCTTCTTCTCTCCCGCTCCCTGGCCCGACTCGGGAGCATACGCGCTGATCACGTTTATTGTCTCCTCTTGTATCACCAATCTCACCAACATCAACCTATCCCCGTGTCTTTCCACTTGCACAACGAAGTCTTTAAGTCGTTCAGTCATGATGATCCCTACTCCGTTAATCGACTTAGGCGCTCCAGAGTACCATAGCTTGTATCCGTTCTCTTCTCTACTACTTTTCCCTGTACACCTAGTTTCTTGAAAGCATGCAATGTCTACCTTACATCTAGTCAGGGCATTGCATAGCTCTAAAAACTTTCCCGTAAGGGTGCCTACATTCCAACTCCCAAATCTAAGCCTAGAGGTTCTCTTTCCTCTAGCATTAACCCCCCTATGCTTGGCCGCCCCTAAATCAGAAGGACATGACCTCACATAACTATTTGATAGCGACAGCCTAAACTAAAACTCAACAAATAAAtgtaacaaacaaacaaaataataaatcagTAATATATTGCAAATATAGTAAAATTGCCAACAGTAATAATAGGAGCAACAAAATACGATAACTCAAAGGAGATATGGATAGTAGTACtccaaattaaaacaaaatttatatatcactTTTATATAGCTAATATTAAATCAAGATGATagttaatattaaaaatgataataataaaaattaaaataagtggtTGCAATATGGctgtaattttaaaaaaattatgattaaaataccAAAGATAAACGCATACAATTATATAACTTAAAAatgtaacaaatatatatttatatataaacgatttaaaaaaaacaacttatatATAGCAATAATAACAAATTGGCAAGAAGAtcctaaagaaaaaaaatatataaggaaATACCTGAGAAATTGGAGAATCAAAAGAGAAagggaatcatagagaatggaaatataatagagaatggaaatagtgagaaagagaataggtatttggaaagagaatggatccgttgtttggtacccacagagaatgaatatatataaaaaataaaattttaaataataatacatttattacatataacatcttcaaaaaagaaatttttttttccattctcacccattctctacaatttgtagagaaaaaagagaatgaaattgattcccctttctcctttctcattctctttcttcgtcgcaaacaaacaagggaagtcttTCTCATTTCCTTTCTCccttttccattccatcataccaaacactaAGTCTCTTGTCAAATATATCTTGATATTTGTTTATCAATATGGataataatgtttttataattagggaaaatttcatatatgtcattggtaagttataaaatatcatatttgttcaattaaattttgaaatatcatatatgtcatttctaatttatcaatatatcaaatatgcTATTGTTGAGtaacaaaatatcataaatgTTATTTCCAATTTACTAATTATCAAATGTGCAgttgttaaacaaaaaaattaaatatcctcagataaaattttaaatatcatatattctattattaaatttgaaaaacacCATATATGTCAAtgaaatatatcatatatcccccattaaattaatttagttaaaataaaacataatttgttaaaaaatattattaatgaaaattttgaaattcacaGTTACACACGTGTTTTCTCTTGTTTTTATAGTTCAATCCATGGTTTTTTTCC
Coding sequences within:
- the LOC122591919 gene encoding uncharacterized protein LOC122591919, with protein sequence MGLHQGSALNPYLFTLILDELSSGLQEELPWCMIFADDIALIARSTEELNRRLEKWREALEDNGLCVSQDKIEYLRCDFDKQEIRQNGDEDIRIGERVLGPKVSFRYLGSVIHKSGGIDEDVTHRIQAGWMRWRAASGVMCDKRMPLKLKGKFYRVAIRPTMLYGSECWPMTKAQASRVEVAEIRMLRWSCGKTLSDRIPTGVFREPNLKWHAVASWTWDAHDDACGICRMAFDGCCPDCKLPGDDCPLIWGACNHAFHLHCILKWVNSQTPQAHCPYCRAEWQFKE
- the LOC122591921 gene encoding craniofacial development protein 2-like — its product is MSFRLSLSNSYVRSCPSDLGAAKHRGVNARGKRTSRLRFGSWNVGTLTGKFLELCNALTRCKVDIACFQETRCTGKSSREENGYKLWYSGAPKSINGVGIIMTERLKDFVVQVERHGDRLMLVRLVIQEETINVISAYAPESGQGAGEKKNFWDSLDELVRSFPVDQ